One window of the Capnocytophaga haemolytica genome contains the following:
- a CDS encoding adenine phosphoribosyltransferase, translating into MNKKEYIESKIRDIANFPKEGIIFKDITPLLLDPKAVGYVVDLLAGHLEGQRIDKVVGMESRGFFFGMLLAQRLGAGFIPVRKKGKLPFTTLSQTYDLEYGQDVLEIHTDAINKGERILIHDDILATGGTAEAVVKLVERLGGEIVQLDFLIELSFLKGRERLKGYPVYSIL; encoded by the coding sequence ATGAACAAAAAGGAATACATAGAGAGTAAGATTAGAGATATTGCGAATTTTCCTAAGGAAGGAATTATTTTTAAAGATATCACCCCCTTATTATTAGACCCTAAGGCTGTGGGATATGTGGTAGACTTATTGGCGGGGCACTTAGAGGGGCAGCGCATTGATAAGGTAGTGGGTATGGAAAGTCGTGGTTTTTTCTTCGGAATGTTGCTAGCACAGCGCTTAGGGGCGGGGTTTATCCCTGTGAGGAAGAAGGGAAAATTGCCTTTTACGACCCTATCGCAGACCTACGACTTGGAGTATGGGCAAGATGTGCTGGAGATCCACACGGATGCCATCAACAAAGGGGAGCGCATCCTGATACACGATGACATTTTGGCTACTGGCGGAACGGCTGAGGCTGTGGTGAAGTTGGTGGAGCGACTGGGGGGTGAGATCGTTCAGTTGGATTTCTTGATTGAACTTTCGTTTTTGAAGGGCCGAGAGCGGCTCAAAGGCTACCCTGTGTACAGCATTTTGTGA